The stretch of DNA CGACATCGCCTTTCTCAGGGAATAAAATCCCTGATTCCAATAGACGCCGAAGCCGGAAGTCCAAAGGTTGGATTTCCGGCTTCGGGTTTGTAAAAGCGCGATTTCGGCGACTACTTGGCAGGCCGAATCATGATATTGCGGTACCAGACTTTGCCGTGGTCGCCCTGCAACATGAGGGGGCCGGCGTCGTTCAATCCGCCGGGCAGCGCACCGCCGGTAACCTTGACGATTTCCTGATTGTCGTGAATGACTTGTCCGTTCAGTTTGGCCGAGACTTTGTTGCCCTTGAAATGGGCTTCCAGGACATTCCATTCACCGGCCGGTTTGGATGCGTTGACCTTCGGCGGGAACTGGCCGTAAATGGCGCCGTCGTCGCCATTGCCGGGCGGGTTCTTGCCGAAACTGTCGAGGACTTGGATTTCGACGCGTCCGCGGAGATAGACGCCGCTGTTGCCGCCCTTTACGGTCTTGTATTCGAGTTTGAGATCGAAATCCTTGAATGTTTCGATCGTGGCGATGT from Candidatus Hydrogenedentota bacterium encodes:
- a CDS encoding DUF1080 domain-containing protein, which gives rise to MRKTGVYAMGVLFLTAVCGAWAAEDEWKPLFNGKDLSGWQNARQPGGENKWTVEDGAMTNALHGNDIATIETFKDFDLKLEYKTVKGGNSGVYLRGRVEIQVLDSFGKNPPGNGDDGAIYGQFPPKVNASKPAGEWNVLEAHFKGNKVSAKLNGQVIHDNQEIVKVTGGALPGGLNDAGPLMLQGDHGKVWYRNIMIRPAK